Proteins encoded together in one Jaculus jaculus isolate mJacJac1 chromosome 7, mJacJac1.mat.Y.cur, whole genome shotgun sequence window:
- the LOC101601859 gene encoding uncharacterized protein LOC101601859, whose protein sequence is MASLRQGRPTCIRAAFSTAGFRKWQRHARHRLQVNYRKNPMDFAEGIWREFLDPYDGDSEDAPGHSNYRAYLAQRICRFLGNRNRSVPSYPLTITFPEVSVEQSHPPMAPDPAVRTTSRAPAPLEAADVDMQPVGEVKALGPQDAGAWATRLSAAPEDWRTPRVAGPLVPEGLCDIGRHLLGKARVTLQPPRLGNERDRGPKLSLSKRKLELILAEPEKSKRKKR, encoded by the exons ATGGCCAGCTTGAGGCAGGGCCGACCCACCTGCATCAGGGCAGCATTCAGCACAGCTGGCTTCCGGAAGTGGCAGAGACACGCACGCCATCGCCTCCAG GTCAACTACAGAAAGAATCCCATGGACTTCGCTGAAGGTATCTGGAGAGAG TTTTTAGACCCTTACGATGGCGATTCTGAAGACGCCCCGGGTCATTCCAACTACCGCGCCTACCTTGCCCAGCGCATCTGTCGATTCCTGGGCAACAGGAACCGCAGTGTGCCTTCATATCCACTGACGATCACATTTCCCGAGGTCAGCGTGGAACAGTCTCACCCACCAATGGCTCCGGACCCCGCCGTGAGAACCACCAGCAGAGCTCCTGCCCCCTTGGAAGCGGCGGACGTGGACATGCAGCCTGTTGGCGAAGTGAAGGCCCTCGGCCCCCAGGACGCTGGCGCGTGGGCCACCAGGCTGTCTGCAGCACCGGAGGACTGGAGGACGCCCAGGGTTGCCGGCCCCCTTGTTCCTGAAGGGCTCTGTGACATAGGCAGACACCTGTTGGGCAAAGCCAGAGTGACCCTGCAGCCACCCAGACTTGGTAACGAGAGAGACAGGGGCCCTAAGCTGTCG